ATGTCCCATATGTCCAATTAAGATTACTTCTTTGCCATTACGACTAGCACGTGATACTTCTAAATGTACTTTTGTAACCAATGGACAAGTTGCATCAAATAACATAGTAAAATTACGTTCTTTAGCTTCCCTAAGAATATCCTTAGAAACACCATGAGCAGAAAAAATTAAAATAACACCGTCAGGTACTTCTGACAATTTTTCAATAAAAATTGCTCCACGTTTACGTAATTTATTAACTTCATATAAATTATGGACAACTTCATGACGAATATAAATTGGGGCACCATAAATATCTAATGCACGCGTAACAATACTAATTGCTCGATAAACACCTGCACAAAAACCTCTAGGATTAGCCAGTAAGATTTTCATATTATAATAATAAATTATTTCTCTTCAATTTTAATTTTTTCTCAAAATAAAGAAATACTAAGATAGTACGTTATATGTTATATTTAAATCATATTTATTTAAAACAATAGAGTAATTATTAATGATTTATATAATTAAAACATTTTTAAAAACTTTTTTTATTATAATTAATAGTTACAATAAATATTGTGCCAATAAAAATCATAAAATCAGCGATATTAAATATTGGGAAATGCAAATTATATATATATATATCAATAAAATCAATTACAAAACAATAATTTATACGATCACATAAATTTCCTAAGGCACCACCAATAACCATTGCATAAGCAATATTACTTAACTTTTCATTAAAACTTTTTGCATACATCATAAGAACGAGTATAACACAAATAATAATAGTAATAAATATAAAAAACCAACATTGCCACCCATTTTGATTAGATAAAAAATTAAATGCAGCTCCAGTATTTTGAACATAAGTCAAACTAAAACAAGGAAGGAGATATAATGTTTCATATAATTGAAAATTATTTATAATGAATTGCTTACTAAAAAAATCAATAATCAATATAACAATTATTAGCCATGACCAACCTAAACCGGTTGAAAAAATATAATTTTTATTAAGCAAATTTACGTATTTCACCATTACCATTTATATTACAAATACAACGAGCACATAATTCCGGATAATTAACATCTGAACCAATATCTACTGAATAATGCCAACAACGAGGACATTTATTACCTTCAGCTTTTTTAAAAGTAATTTTTAATCCATTAAGCTCACCGTTATGAGCTTGTACTGGAGCTTTAGTAATATTCATTACTTTAGCATCAGATGTTAATAATATAAAATGTAACTCATCACCTAACTCATTAAGTTTTTTATATAATTCTGTATTCACATATAAAGTCACTGAAGCATCTAATGAGCTATTTATAATTTTCTTTCTACGAGCTTTCTCAAGAACTTTATTAACTTCATTACGAACAATGAATAATGTATCCCATAATTTATCATGAACTATCTTATTACTATTAAACAATCCAACGTAATATTCTTCTGTAAAAACATATTTATTATGTTTGCCTGGTAATTGTTGCCAAATTTCATCTGCCGTAAAAGAAAGTATAGGAGCTATCCAGCGTACTAATGACTCTATAATATGAAATATTGCAGTTTGACAACTACGTCTAGCTAAACTATCATACTTCAAAGTATATTGTCGATCTTTTATAATATCCAAATAACAGGAACTCATTTCAACTGAACAAAATTTCATTAAACAATTAATAACTGCATGAAAATCATAATTAGCATAATGCATAATAATTTCTTCTTGCACGGACTTTGCTCTATTTATTGCCCAAAGATCTAATGACACCATTTGTTTTGGAATAATTTGATGTAAATTAGGATTAAAATCATTTAAATTTGCTAATAAAAAACGTGCTGTATTACGAATACGTCGATAATTATCAACAGAATGTTTTAAGATTTCATTGGAAATAGCAATTTCATTAGTATAATCAGTGGAGGCAATCCATAACCGCAAAATATCAGCACCGAAATTATTCATCACATCTTGTGGACTAATTGTATTACCTAATGATTTAGACATTTTACGTCCTTGTCCGTCAACAGTAAACCCATGAGTTAATACTTCTTTATAAGGAGCTTTATTTTTTACAATAGTTGATAATATAAGAGAAGACATAAACCAACCACGATGTTGATCAGCACCTTCTAAATATAAATCAATTGGATTACCTTTAAATTCTGGACGAATATTTACAACTGTAAAATCTGTAGAACCAGAATCAAACCAAACATCAAGAGTATCAAAAACTTTAACATAATTAAGAGAATCGGATCCTAATATAGTTACTGGGTCTAAATCCCACCAAGCTTGAGTTCCTGATTTCTCAACTTGTTTAGCAATCTTTTCAATTAATTCTAATGTCTTAGGATGTAATTCTTGTGTTTTTTTATTAATAAATAATACCATAGGAACACCCCAATTTCGCTGACGCGAAATACACCAATCTGGACGATTGGTGACCATAGATCTAATCCTATTTTCACTATAATTTGGAATCCATTTAACATTTTTTATTTCTTTTAATATTTGCTCACGTAAATTATGCTTTTCTACACTTATAAACCACTGAGGTGTTGACCGAAAAATAACTGGTATTTTATGTCTCCAACAATAAGGATAACTATGCTGAAATATTTCTTTATATAAAAGTTTATTTTTTACATTTAAAATTTCTATTATAAAATCATCAGCTTTAAATATAAAAATACCATCTAAACCAGGATAAGTATTAGGCAAATAACAACCATATAAATCTACTGGGTTAGCTATTTCAAGGTTATATTTTTGTCCAATAATATAATCTTCTTGACCATGAGCCGGTGCAGTATGAACAAGTCCAGTACCAATATCTAAAGTTACATGATCACTCAAAATAATAGGTACATTAAAATCCATAAAAGGATGATGAAACTGTAATAATTCTAATTCATAGCCATTACATTCTGCTATAACTTGCCATTCTGTTACTGCAATGAGTTGTATTACTATTTCGACAAATGATTTTTCTAAAATTAAACATTCATAATTATTAATTTTAACTAATTGATATGTAAAGTTAGCATTAACAGCAATTCCTCTATTTGCTGGCAATGTCCAAGGTGTTGTGGTCCATATTACAGCTGAAATTGGTAAATTAATAGCTTTTAAACCAAATTTATCATAAACATATTGAGAATCTACCGCACGAAAACATACGTAAATAGCAGGTGTTGATCTATTTGAATATTCAACTTCAGCATCCGATAAAGAAGAACCACATGAAGTACACCAATGAACAGGTTTCACTCCTTTTACCAAATAACCCTTTTCAATTATTTTGCCAAAATAACGAATAGTATTAGCTTCAGTATTAAAATCCATTGTTAAATAAGGATGTTCCCAGTCACCAAGTACACCCATTCTAATAAAATCTAATTTTTGTCTTTCAATTTGTTTTTTAGCATACTGACGGCATATATCACGAAATTTGGAATCTGATAATTTATCTCCTGGTCTACCAATAATCTGTTCAACTTTATGTTCAATTGGTAATCCATGACAATCCCAACCTGGAATATATGGAGCATCAAATCCTGCAAGTCCTTTAGATTTTATAATAATATCTTTTAAAATTTTATTAACCGCATGGCCAATATGAATTTCTCCATTAGCATAAGGGGGGCCATCATGCAATATAAACATCTCTTTATCTTTTTTAGCCTGGCGAATAGATTGATATAAACAATCTTTATACCAACGATCTAATATTTCTGGTTCTCTTTTAGATAAATTACCACGCATAGGAAATGCTGTTTTTGGTAAATTTAAAGTATTTTTATAATTATTCATTTAAATTATTAATCCAATTTTTTGATATCATTAAATATTTTATTAAGATTGAAAAAATTTTTTGCAGCAATTATATCTCTTTTAATTTGTTTTTTTAATTCATTAATAGAAGAAAATTGCTGCTCGTTACGTAATTTTTTATGAAATACAATATCGATATAACACCCATAAATATTCATTTGTACATCTATTAAATGAACTTCAATTTGTTGATTAATTCCATTAACTGTAGGTCGCGTACCAATATTTGCAACTGCTGGTAATGGATGATTAATTAATCCATATACTTCTACAATATAAACACCTTTAATAGGCATAACTAAACATTTAAGTAATATATTAGCTGTTGGAAAACCAATAAAACTACCAAGATGACTACCATGAATTACTCGGCCACTAAATCTATATGGATGACCCATAAGACTCTCAGCTAAAATAAAATTATTTCTTAATAATGCTTGCCTAACAGCTGTACTACTAATTCTTTTTCCTTCATTACAAATGCTTATACTATTTGATACTGTAAAATTATATTGTTTTCCTGCTTTACTTAGGTATTGAAAATCACCCAATCTATTCTTTCCAAAACGGAAATCATCACCAACTACTAAGAACTTAACTCCTAACTTTTTAACTAATAAGTTAGTCACAAATTTTTTTGGAGTTAAAATAGAAAATTTTAAATTAAATTTAATACATAATAAATAATCAACACCATATTCTATAAAATATTTTATTTTATCTCGCAAACATGTTAAACGAGCTGGAGCGTTTATACCTAAAAAAAATTCTAAAGGTTGAGGTTCAAAAAACATGACTATCATTGGCAATCCTAAATTTTTGCTTTGTAATTTTAAATTTTTTAATAAAAATTGATGTCCTTTATGAACAGAATCAAAATTGCCAATAGTTAACACACAGCCACGATGATATGCACGTATATTATGTATACCACGCACTAACTTCATAATTTACTATCTACTCGCATAATAAAAATTATTACATAATGTTTTTCAAAAGTTAATCAAAATTATTTTTGAATATTAAGATAATTTAATATTAAGATATTACATAATTTTTTATTAAAAATAAATACTACATTGTAAGCATTTATTATAGTATGATAATACTAATTTTTAGAAAAATCATATGATGTCAACAAAATTATTTGTATATATAAACATAATTATTTATAAATATACATTTAATAAGCATTACATAATAAATTTACCAAATTTAACAACTTAATATTAAAAATAAATATATTATAAAAATCTAATATATTTAAAACATATATAAATTTATTAATTATAAATTGTTGACATTTAGAGATACAAGAGTTATATAATCTACGATATTACTTAAAATAAAAATTAACATTAAATACGGTTGGAGGTTTGACGTTGGCTAATATAAAATCAGCTAAAAAACGTACAATACAGTCAGAAAAGCGACGTCGACATAATTCTAGCCGCCGCTCTATGCTAAGAACTTTTATAAAAAAAATTTATATTGCAATTAGTTCTAACGATAAAGTAGCAGCGCAAACAGCATTTAACAACATGCAACCAATTATTGATCGTTATGCTAGCAAAGGATTGATCCATAAAAATAAAGCTGCACGACATAAATCAAAATTAACAGCACAAATAAAATTATTATAAATAAATTACTTTAAATTAATACTAAGATAGTCAGTTATACTGTTAAATCATATTGATAAAGAATAAAGATCTTAAAATAGATTAGTTATTAGGTGTTATTAGATTAGTTATTTTTTATAAGTGATAAAATTAATTAAACATAAAAAATAAAGATATAAAGTTTTAAAGATTTATTTATTATATAGTTATACAGATATTTAATTACCTGTTTATCATCATGTATATGATACATAATTGACAAAAATTGTATTGCCTTTTAGTATTTTTTATACATTTATTCACTTATTTATAAATAAATCAATAAACATAATATAAATATTCTATTTAGTTAGATCATCAAAAAATTTTTTTACACTATCTAAAAAACTTTTTGAACGAGGGCTATTTCTGCTACTACTGTCACAATTAAGAGATTCACCAAATTCTTGTAATAATAATTTTTGTCTATCATTTAGTTTTACAGGTGTTTCCACAAAAATACGACACATTAGATCACCAATAATGCCACCACGTACATCTCTAACACCTTTCCCCCTCATACGGAAAATTTTTCCAGTTTGAGTTTCAGCAGGAATTTTAAGATTAACCCTACCATCAAGAGTAGGCACATCGATTTCGCCACCTAAAGCAGCTACACTAAAATTAATTGGAACTTCACAATATAAATTATTACCATCACGTTCAAATATAGCATGTCTTGCTACATTTACCTGGACGTATAAATTTCCAGCTGGGGCACCATTTTCTCCTACTTCACCTTCACCATTTAATCGAATACGATCTCCGGTATTTACCCCTTTAGGTATTTTTACTGATAAAGTTTTATATTTTTCTACCCTACCATGACCATGACATTTAATACAAGGTTCTTTTATAATAAAACCATTACCATGACAACTAGGACAACTTTGCTGGACTGCAAAAAATCCTTGTCGCATCTGAACCTGACCTACACCATGACAAGTTGAACAAGTTTCTGGTTTAATTCCTGCTTTTGTTCCACTACCATTACATACAATACATCTATCTAATGTTGGAATACGAATTTCCTTACTAACACCATAAACTGCTTCTTCTAAAGTTAATGTCATTTCATATTGAAGATCAGCTCCACGAGTAGATGACCTTTGCCGACGACCACTACCAAAGATATCACCAAATACATCACCAAAAATATCACTAAAATCACCACTAGATGAAAAACCTCCACTAAAACCACCACCACTCATACCACTTTGTTCAAAAGCTGCATGCCCGTATTGGTCATAAGCGGCACGTTTTTGTTCATCAGTTAAAATTTCATAAGCTTCTTTAATTTCTTTAAACTTACTTTCAGCTCGTTTATCTCCTTGATTACGATCTGGGTGATACTTCATTGCTAAACGTTTATATGCTTTTTTTATCTCTTTTTCATTAGCGGTTTTAATAACGCCTAAAACTTGATAATAATCTTTTTTTGCCATATTCATATTTACCCGTAATATACGGAAACGGGCGTAGAGTAACCCTCAACGCCCGTACTTGGTTTTTAGTAGTAACATAAGAAATGTAAAAATTATACACTTCCTAAAATACCATTACTTTACCCACTAAGGGCTATTATTTTTTATTTTTATTTTTGTCGTTGACTTCTTCGAATTCAGCATCAACTACATTACCATCTGGTTTAGGTGATGTTCTTGTATCTGTTCCACTTGCTTTAGATTGTGCTTGAGCTAATTCTAGCAATTTGGTAGAACCTTTAACTAAAGCTTGAATCTTTTCTTCAATAATGGTTTTATCTTCACCTTTTATAGCTATTTCTAATTCAGAAATAGCTTTTTCTATGCTAGCTTTATCATCAGCAGATAATTTATCAACTACTTCTTTTATTTGTTTACGTGTACTATGAATCAATTGATCAGCTTGATTACGTATTTGAACTAATTGTTCGAATTTTATATCTGCTTCTGCATTTGCTTCTGCATCACTTACCATTCTTTGTATTTCATCTTCTTTTAAACCTGAAGATGCTTTAATTGTAATCTTTTGTTCTCTACCAGTATTTTTATCTTTAGCAGATACATGCAAGATACCATCTGCATCAATATCAAAAGTAACTTCAATCTGAGGTATACCACGTGGTGCTGGCTGAATGCCATCTAAATTAAATTGACCTAATGATTTATTATCACTTGAACGTTTTCGTTCACCTTGTAATACATGAATAGTTACAGCTGATTGATTATCTTCTGCTGTTGAAAATA
This genomic interval from Candidatus Arsenophonus lipoptenae contains the following:
- the lspA gene encoding signal peptidase II, which encodes MVMVKYVNLLNKNYIFSTGLGWSWLIIVILIIDFFSKQFIINNFQLYETLYLLPCFSLTYVQNTGAAFNFLSNQNGWQCWFFIFITIIICVILVLMMYAKSFNEKLSNIAYAMVIGGALGNLCDRINYCFVIDFIDIYIYNLHFPIFNIADFMIFIGTIFIVTINYNKKSF
- the ileS gene encoding isoleucine--tRNA ligase, with the protein product MNNYKNTLNLPKTAFPMRGNLSKREPEILDRWYKDCLYQSIRQAKKDKEMFILHDGPPYANGEIHIGHAVNKILKDIIIKSKGLAGFDAPYIPGWDCHGLPIEHKVEQIIGRPGDKLSDSKFRDICRQYAKKQIERQKLDFIRMGVLGDWEHPYLTMDFNTEANTIRYFGKIIEKGYLVKGVKPVHWCTSCGSSLSDAEVEYSNRSTPAIYVCFRAVDSQYVYDKFGLKAINLPISAVIWTTTPWTLPANRGIAVNANFTYQLVKINNYECLILEKSFVEIVIQLIAVTEWQVIAECNGYELELLQFHHPFMDFNVPIILSDHVTLDIGTGLVHTAPAHGQEDYIIGQKYNLEIANPVDLYGCYLPNTYPGLDGIFIFKADDFIIEILNVKNKLLYKEIFQHSYPYCWRHKIPVIFRSTPQWFISVEKHNLREQILKEIKNVKWIPNYSENRIRSMVTNRPDWCISRQRNWGVPMVLFINKKTQELHPKTLELIEKIAKQVEKSGTQAWWDLDPVTILGSDSLNYVKVFDTLDVWFDSGSTDFTVVNIRPEFKGNPIDLYLEGADQHRGWFMSSLILSTIVKNKAPYKEVLTHGFTVDGQGRKMSKSLGNTISPQDVMNNFGADILRLWIASTDYTNEIAISNEILKHSVDNYRRIRNTARFLLANLNDFNPNLHQIIPKQMVSLDLWAINRAKSVQEEIIMHYANYDFHAVINCLMKFCSVEMSSCYLDIIKDRQYTLKYDSLARRSCQTAIFHIIESLVRWIAPILSFTADEIWQQLPGKHNKYVFTEEYYVGLFNSNKIVHDKLWDTLFIVRNEVNKVLEKARRKKIINSSLDASVTLYVNTELYKKLNELGDELHFILLTSDAKVMNITKAPVQAHNGELNGLKITFKKAEGNKCPRCWHYSVDIGSDVNYPELCARCICNINGNGEIRKFA
- the ribF gene encoding bifunctional riboflavin kinase/FAD synthetase, with the protein product MKLVRGIHNIRAYHRGCVLTIGNFDSVHKGHQFLLKNLKLQSKNLGLPMIVMFFEPQPLEFFLGINAPARLTCLRDKIKYFIEYGVDYLLCIKFNLKFSILTPKKFVTNLLVKKLGVKFLVVGDDFRFGKNRLGDFQYLSKAGKQYNFTVSNSISICNEGKRISSTAVRQALLRNNFILAESLMGHPYRFSGRVIHGSHLGSFIGFPTANILLKCLVMPIKGVYIVEVYGLINHPLPAVANIGTRPTVNGINQQIEVHLIDVQMNIYGCYIDIVFHKKLRNEQQFSSINELKKQIKRDIIAAKNFFNLNKIFNDIKKLD
- the rpsT gene encoding 30S ribosomal protein S20, which produces MANIKSAKKRTIQSEKRRRHNSSRRSMLRTFIKKIYIAISSNDKVAAQTAFNNMQPIIDRYASKGLIHKNKAARHKSKLTAQIKLL
- the dnaJ gene encoding molecular chaperone DnaJ; amino-acid sequence: MAKKDYYQVLGVIKTANEKEIKKAYKRLAMKYHPDRNQGDKRAESKFKEIKEAYEILTDEQKRAAYDQYGHAAFEQSGMSGGGFSGGFSSSGDFSDIFGDVFGDIFGSGRRQRSSTRGADLQYEMTLTLEEAVYGVSKEIRIPTLDRCIVCNGSGTKAGIKPETCSTCHGVGQVQMRQGFFAVQQSCPSCHGNGFIIKEPCIKCHGHGRVEKYKTLSVKIPKGVNTGDRIRLNGEGEVGENGAPAGNLYVQVNVARHAIFERDGNNLYCEVPINFSVAALGGEIDVPTLDGRVNLKIPAETQTGKIFRMRGKGVRDVRGGIIGDLMCRIFVETPVKLNDRQKLLLQEFGESLNCDSSSRNSPRSKSFLDSVKKFFDDLTK